In the genome of Acidimicrobiia bacterium, one region contains:
- a CDS encoding AtpZ/AtpI family protein, translating to MKEITNRSEGRGVGGGSYHEELGRSVASEHAAAGFFASILAGMLLGLGLDAWLGTAPGLVILGIVSGSVIGFWRMWQVANRDD from the coding sequence GTGAAAGAAATCACAAATAGATCAGAGGGGCGAGGGGTCGGCGGGGGTTCGTACCACGAGGAACTGGGCCGTTCGGTCGCCTCGGAGCACGCCGCCGCCGGGTTCTTCGCCTCGATCCTCGCCGGGATGTTGCTTGGCCTCGGCCTCGACGCCTGGCTGGGCACGGCTCCCGGCCTGGTGATCCTGGGGATAGTGTCCGGATCGGTCATAGGTTTCTGGAGGATGTGGCAGGTGGCGAATCGTGACGACTGA
- the prmC gene encoding peptide chain release factor N(5)-glutamine methyltransferase: MTLPAHEMDRLRRAVTGRTRAGLVLEPGLSPDEQARLDALVGRRLAGEPLQYLEGTVEFGPITLSMDRRALIPRPETERVWEEAVASLREAGPGTVIVDLGTGSGCLALALKHAFPEARVIGIDTSAEALSLARENSVLTGLDVEWLQGDLFEPLDRALEGRIDLVVSNPPYVATGDPLPPDVFDHEPHEALFAGPGGTEVLARIADEAFWWVGVGGWVICEIGDTQGAATLDHFSAFDREVRPDLAGRDRILVARRGASCCV, encoded by the coding sequence ATGACCCTCCCGGCACACGAGATGGACCGTCTGCGACGGGCGGTGACCGGACGCACTCGCGCCGGCCTGGTGCTCGAGCCCGGCCTCTCGCCCGACGAGCAGGCCCGACTCGACGCCCTGGTGGGGCGCCGCCTGGCCGGTGAGCCCCTGCAGTACCTGGAGGGAACGGTCGAGTTCGGCCCGATCACTCTCAGCATGGACCGCCGCGCCCTCATCCCGCGTCCCGAGACCGAACGGGTGTGGGAGGAGGCGGTCGCCTCGCTGCGGGAGGCGGGGCCGGGGACGGTGATCGTCGACCTGGGCACCGGGTCCGGTTGCCTGGCCCTGGCCCTCAAGCACGCCTTTCCTGAGGCCCGGGTCATCGGCATCGACACCTCCGCCGAGGCGCTGTCCCTGGCCAGGGAGAACTCGGTGCTGACCGGTCTCGACGTGGAGTGGCTGCAGGGAGACCTCTTCGAGCCGCTCGACCGGGCTCTGGAGGGGCGGATCGACCTGGTGGTGTCCAACCCGCCCTACGTGGCGACTGGCGACCCCCTACCCCCCGACGTGTTCGACCACGAGCCCCACGAAGCCCTGTTCGCCGGTCCCGGCGGCACCGAGGTTCTGGCCCGGATCGCCGACGAGGCGTTCTGGTGGGTGGGGGTCGGGGGATGGGTGATATGCGAGATCGGCGACACCCAGGGCGCCGCCACTCTCGACCACTTCTCCGCCTTCGACCGGGAGGTGCGCCCCGACCTCGCCGGACGGGATCGCATCCTGGTGGCCCGCCGCGGTGCTTCGTGCTGCGTGTAG
- a CDS encoding SRPBCC family protein, which yields MPRDTFSHRVQVAARPAAVWDALQRAETWQGFGMIDEMADVVTTDSGLASFSWTALVAGRTYRGSAIVDESRPLRGMSLTLESAEMSGVMVLEIQPEAGGTTVAAALTAQSRGVLAGLFWGPVASALGGGLRSQLDEFAASFG from the coding sequence ATGCCCCGGGACACCTTCTCCCACCGCGTGCAAGTCGCCGCCCGCCCCGCCGCCGTGTGGGACGCCCTGCAGCGGGCCGAAACCTGGCAGGGGTTCGGAATGATCGACGAGATGGCGGACGTGGTCACCACCGACTCCGGGCTGGCGTCGTTCTCCTGGACCGCTCTGGTGGCCGGCCGGACCTATCGGGGGTCGGCGATCGTCGACGAGTCGCGGCCCCTGAGGGGGATGAGCCTCACCCTCGAGTCCGCCGAGATGAGTGGCGTCATGGTGCTCGAGATCCAGCCCGAGGCGGGGGGCACCACGGTGGCGGCGGCTCTCACCGCCCAGTCGCGTGGCGTCCTCGCCGGGCTGTTCTGGGGACCGGTGGCCTCCGCCCTCGGCGGTGGCCTGAGGAGCCAACTGGACGAGTTCGCCGCCTCGTTCGGATAG
- the atpA gene encoding F0F1 ATP synthase subunit alpha — protein MAELTINPQEIAEALRRNLEGWDPSLEAATVGRVISIGDGVARVEGLPDAMASELLEFPGGLFGVALNLEEDSIGAVLMGEAKHVQEGDPVRQTGRVLSVPVGDALLGRVIDPLGNPLDGKGPIEATETRFLETQAPTVVERQPVHEPLQTGIKAIDAMTPIGRGQRQLIIGDRQIGKTAIVVDTIINQRDSGVKCIYVAIGQKASTVAEVVDTLERNGAMEYTVVVNASAGVSPALQMYAPYSGSAIGQHWMYEGEHALIIFDDLSKQAVAYRSISLLLRRPPGREAYPGDVFYLHSRLLERCAKLSDDLGAGSLTGLPIVETRAGDVSAYIPTNVISITDGQIYLEGDLFYSGVRPAINAGISVSRVGGNAQIKAMKGVAGTLRLNLAQFRELEAFAEFGSDLDAASQAQLARGRRVVEVLKQPQYSPVPVADQVISIYAVSNGHMDRIPVERISEFEKALADHVATHHPALLAQIVDSGTLPDREALDAAIGEFVPRFLGE, from the coding sequence ATGGCCGAACTGACCATCAATCCCCAGGAGATCGCCGAGGCGCTGCGCCGCAACCTCGAAGGCTGGGACCCGTCCCTGGAGGCCGCCACCGTGGGCCGAGTCATCTCGATCGGTGACGGCGTCGCCCGGGTCGAAGGTCTCCCCGACGCCATGGCCTCCGAGCTGCTCGAGTTCCCCGGCGGCCTCTTCGGCGTCGCCCTCAACCTCGAGGAGGACTCGATAGGCGCCGTGCTCATGGGCGAGGCCAAGCACGTCCAGGAGGGCGACCCGGTGCGTCAGACCGGCAGGGTGCTCTCGGTTCCTGTCGGCGACGCCCTGCTGGGCAGGGTGATCGACCCCCTGGGCAACCCGCTGGATGGAAAAGGGCCGATCGAGGCGACCGAGACCCGGTTCCTGGAGACCCAGGCCCCCACCGTGGTCGAGCGTCAGCCGGTGCACGAGCCCCTGCAGACCGGGATCAAGGCGATCGACGCCATGACCCCGATCGGCCGCGGCCAGCGGCAGCTGATCATCGGCGACCGCCAGATCGGCAAGACCGCCATCGTGGTGGACACCATCATCAACCAGCGCGACTCCGGCGTGAAGTGCATCTACGTTGCCATCGGCCAGAAGGCGTCCACGGTCGCCGAGGTCGTGGACACCCTGGAGCGCAACGGCGCCATGGAGTACACCGTGGTGGTCAACGCCTCGGCGGGAGTGTCCCCGGCGTTGCAGATGTATGCCCCTTACTCCGGCTCGGCCATCGGCCAGCACTGGATGTACGAGGGCGAGCACGCCCTGATCATCTTCGACGACCTCTCCAAGCAGGCGGTCGCCTACCGGTCGATCTCGCTGCTGCTGCGCCGTCCGCCAGGCCGTGAGGCCTACCCGGGCGACGTCTTCTACCTGCACAGCCGGCTGTTGGAGCGCTGCGCCAAGCTCTCCGACGACCTCGGTGCCGGGTCGCTCACGGGTCTCCCCATCGTGGAGACGCGGGCCGGTGACGTCTCCGCCTACATCCCCACCAACGTGATCTCGATCACCGACGGGCAGATCTACCTGGAGGGCGACCTCTTCTACTCGGGCGTCCGCCCGGCGATCAACGCCGGCATCTCGGTGTCCCGGGTGGGTGGCAACGCCCAGATCAAGGCGATGAAGGGCGTGGCCGGCACCCTGCGCCTCAACCTGGCTCAGTTCCGGGAACTGGAGGCGTTCGCCGAGTTCGGTTCCGACCTCGACGCCGCATCGCAAGCGCAGCTGGCGCGGGGACGGCGGGTGGTCGAGGTCCTCAAACAGCCTCAGTACTCCCCGGTCCCGGTGGCCGACCAGGTGATCTCCATCTACGCCGTGAGCAACGGCCACATGGATCGGATTCCGGTGGAGCGGATCTCGGAGTTCGAGAAGGCCCTGGCCGACCACGTCGCCACCCACCATCCCGCCCTGCTGGCGCAGATCGTCGACTCCGGGACCCTGCCCGATCGGGAGGCGCTCGACGCCGCAATCGGCGAGTTCGTCCCGCGATTCCTGGGGGAGTAG
- the atpB gene encoding F0F1 ATP synthase subunit A, with translation MIWASGSCDPAVDIICKPEFVNELFETPVVFSIGGFDVNRAMLLMFLAAFIAIALLFFAFRKPRVVPTKFGTAMEGLVGFVRDEIAIGIIGHDGIKYFPYLLSVFLFVLVGNLFEVTPLINFPITSRMAIPAFLALVTYLIFVVVGFKKNGFSYLGDIIWPKSVPVALRPLVGLIELVSTFLIRPLTLAVRLFANLVAGHVMLTLLLASGWVFISHVAEIGPRAAIGLGWFLVGMGIFLFEIAVAFLQAYIFTLLSAVYIQTSVHPEH, from the coding sequence ATGATCTGGGCTTCGGGCTCGTGCGATCCGGCGGTCGACATCATCTGCAAGCCGGAGTTCGTCAACGAGCTGTTCGAGACCCCGGTGGTCTTCAGCATCGGCGGGTTCGACGTCAACCGGGCCATGCTTCTCATGTTCCTCGCCGCCTTCATCGCCATCGCCCTGCTCTTCTTCGCCTTCCGCAAGCCCCGCGTGGTGCCCACCAAGTTCGGCACCGCCATGGAGGGGCTGGTGGGATTCGTACGCGACGAGATCGCAATAGGCATCATCGGCCATGACGGGATCAAGTACTTCCCCTACCTGCTCTCCGTGTTCCTCTTCGTCCTCGTGGGCAACCTCTTCGAGGTCACCCCGCTGATCAACTTCCCGATCACCTCCCGGATGGCGATCCCCGCCTTCCTCGCCCTGGTCACCTACCTGATCTTCGTGGTGGTCGGGTTCAAGAAGAACGGGTTCAGCTACCTGGGCGACATCATCTGGCCCAAGTCGGTGCCGGTGGCGCTGCGTCCGCTGGTCGGTCTGATCGAGCTGGTGTCCACCTTCCTGATCCGCCCGCTCACCCTGGCCGTCCGGCTCTTCGCCAACCTGGTCGCCGGACACGTCATGCTCACCCTCCTGCTTGCCAGCGGGTGGGTGTTCATCTCCCACGTCGCCGAGATCGGCCCCCGCGCCGCCATCGGCCTGGGATGGTTCCTGGTGGGGATGGGGATCTTCCTCTTCGAGATCGCCGTCGCCTTCCTGCAGGCCTACATCTTCACGCTGCTCTCCGCCGTCTACATCCAGACGTCGGTGCATCCGGAACACTGA
- a CDS encoding L-threonylcarbamoyladenylate synthase, whose protein sequence is MSSIKTLMSSTALALEALARGEVIGFPTDTVYGIGAAINSREGVEALFEIKGRSEEKPIPVLVASLSDARGVGMVDAGVAPHWPGALTVVVRRMPSVPSWVGDPDAGTVAIRIPDHPVALDLLQRSGPLAVTSANRSGEPSALDDTTARASLGDAVAVYVPGTSPGGSASTVVDLTGQTPVILRPGPVVWET, encoded by the coding sequence GTGTCGTCCATCAAGACTCTAATGTCCTCCACCGCCCTCGCACTCGAAGCGCTCGCCCGTGGTGAGGTGATCGGCTTCCCCACCGACACCGTCTACGGGATCGGCGCCGCCATCAACAGCCGCGAGGGCGTCGAGGCCCTCTTCGAGATCAAGGGCCGCAGCGAGGAGAAGCCGATCCCGGTGCTGGTCGCCTCCCTCTCCGACGCCCGTGGCGTGGGGATGGTCGACGCCGGGGTCGCGCCCCACTGGCCAGGGGCTCTCACAGTTGTGGTGCGTCGCATGCCATCGGTGCCTTCTTGGGTGGGGGACCCCGATGCCGGCACCGTCGCCATCCGGATCCCGGACCACCCTGTGGCCCTGGACCTGCTGCAGCGCTCCGGCCCCCTGGCCGTGACCTCGGCCAACCGGTCCGGCGAGCCGTCCGCCCTCGACGACACTACGGCTCGGGCGTCGTTGGGGGACGCCGTTGCGGTGTATGTGCCCGGCACCTCGCCCGGGGGCAGCGCCTCGACCGTCGTCGACCTCACGGGTCAGACTCCCGTCATCCTCCGCCCCGGCCCAGTGGTCTGGGAAACATGA
- the atpH gene encoding ATP synthase F1 subunit delta, whose protein sequence is MAADDRIDGYASAILELAKAEGQLERVGDELFRIARAFESSAELRDALTDPRVPGERKKGVVDDLLGGRTSPLTLNLVNFVVSAGRASDLPAIADRVAAMAAAGRNKAIAEVRTAVDLDEPTLQALTEALNRATGKDVEVKTVIDPSVIGGVVARIGDVVIDGTVGHRLQQLRETLNKR, encoded by the coding sequence ATGGCCGCCGACGACCGCATCGACGGGTACGCATCCGCCATCCTCGAGCTGGCCAAGGCCGAGGGGCAACTGGAGCGCGTGGGCGACGAACTGTTCCGGATCGCCCGCGCCTTCGAGTCCTCGGCCGAGTTGCGAGACGCCCTAACCGACCCCCGGGTTCCCGGGGAGCGCAAGAAGGGCGTCGTCGACGACCTGCTGGGCGGCCGGACCTCGCCTCTCACGCTGAACCTGGTCAACTTCGTGGTGAGCGCCGGGAGGGCCTCCGACCTCCCTGCCATCGCCGACCGGGTCGCCGCCATGGCCGCCGCCGGCCGCAACAAGGCCATCGCCGAGGTCCGGACCGCCGTCGACCTCGACGAGCCCACCCTGCAGGCCCTCACCGAGGCGTTGAACCGCGCCACCGGCAAGGACGTCGAGGTGAAGACCGTGATCGATCCTTCCGTGATCGGCGGCGTCGTCGCCCGCATCGGTGACGTCGTCATCGACGGCACCGTGGGCCACCGCCTGCAGCAACTTCGTGAGACCCTGAACAAGCGCTGA
- the atpF gene encoding F0F1 ATP synthase subunit B: MMRLFATIAWAAEETVEEAPSGIDLVLPEINELIAGVIAFAIVFLVVWIWARPAIARTLEARQDAITGQLAAAEGSKQEAESLLADYKAQLAKARAEANQIVEDARRAAEALRAEITARAEAEAAEIARRAQEETRAERERATAAIRDEVASLSLSVAQKAVAESIDAKVHKALVDKYIAELGSLAN, from the coding sequence ATGATGAGACTGTTCGCCACCATCGCCTGGGCGGCGGAGGAGACCGTCGAGGAGGCGCCATCGGGCATCGACCTGGTGCTCCCCGAGATCAACGAGCTGATCGCCGGGGTGATCGCCTTCGCGATCGTGTTCCTCGTCGTGTGGATCTGGGCTCGCCCTGCGATCGCCCGCACCCTGGAGGCACGCCAGGACGCCATCACCGGTCAGCTGGCCGCCGCCGAGGGCTCAAAGCAGGAGGCCGAGAGCCTGCTCGCCGACTACAAGGCGCAGCTGGCCAAGGCGCGTGCCGAGGCCAACCAGATCGTCGAGGATGCCCGTCGGGCCGCCGAGGCGTTGCGAGCCGAGATCACCGCCAGGGCCGAGGCCGAGGCCGCCGAGATCGCCCGGCGCGCCCAGGAGGAGACCAGGGCGGAGCGGGAGCGGGCCACCGCCGCCATCCGCGACGAGGTGGCGTCGCTCTCGCTGAGCGTGGCCCAGAAGGCGGTCGCCGAGTCCATCGACGCCAAGGTGCACAAGGCCCTTGTCGACAAGTACATCGCCGAGCTGGGGAGCCTCGCCAACTGA
- the atpD gene encoding F0F1 ATP synthase subunit beta, producing the protein MSEAVSIGRIVKVAGPVVDVEFPPDGLPDVYHAVEFDIAIEGTSQTVVAEVAQHLGEGRVRAIAMKPTDGLVRGAPVRNTGAPISVPVGQQTLGHIFNVLGEPLDVDPSTIDFATRWPIHRPAPDFDDLSAQSEMFETGIKVIDLLEPYVKGGKIGMFGGAGVGKTVVIQEMIHRVATEHGGVSVFAGVGERTREGNDLFREMRESGVIDKAALVFGQMDEPPGVRLRVGLSALTMAEYFRDEMGQDVLLFVDNVFRFTQAGSEVSTLLGRMPSAVGYQPTLADEMGALQERITSVKGRSITSLQAVYVPADDITDPAPHTTFAHLDATTVLSRKISELGIYPAVDPLDSTSRILDPLIVGEEHYTVARQVQQILQRYKDLQDIIAILGIDELSEDDRLTVGRARRIERFLSQPFYVAEQFTGIPGKTVPLEEAIRSFKMIVDGEVDQIPEQAFYMQGGIEDVLARAKEMANA; encoded by the coding sequence GTGAGCGAAGCAGTCAGCATCGGCCGGATCGTCAAGGTGGCGGGCCCGGTGGTCGACGTCGAGTTCCCGCCAGACGGGCTCCCCGACGTGTATCACGCCGTCGAGTTCGACATCGCCATCGAAGGCACCTCGCAGACGGTGGTGGCCGAGGTCGCCCAGCACCTGGGGGAGGGGCGGGTGCGGGCCATCGCCATGAAGCCCACCGACGGCCTGGTGCGGGGTGCTCCGGTGCGCAACACGGGAGCGCCGATCAGCGTGCCGGTGGGCCAGCAGACACTGGGACACATCTTCAACGTGCTCGGCGAGCCCCTGGACGTGGATCCTTCGACCATCGACTTCGCCACCCGCTGGCCGATCCACCGTCCCGCCCCGGACTTCGACGACCTCTCCGCCCAGAGCGAGATGTTCGAGACCGGGATCAAGGTCATCGACCTGCTCGAGCCCTACGTGAAGGGCGGCAAGATCGGCATGTTTGGCGGCGCCGGGGTGGGCAAGACCGTGGTCATCCAGGAGATGATCCACCGGGTGGCCACCGAGCACGGCGGCGTCTCGGTGTTCGCCGGCGTCGGCGAGCGCACCCGTGAGGGCAACGACCTCTTCCGGGAGATGCGCGAGTCGGGGGTGATCGACAAGGCGGCCCTGGTGTTCGGCCAGATGGACGAGCCGCCCGGGGTGCGCCTCCGGGTGGGTCTCTCCGCACTGACCATGGCCGAGTACTTCCGCGACGAGATGGGCCAGGACGTGCTGCTCTTCGTGGACAACGTCTTCCGGTTCACCCAGGCGGGGTCCGAGGTGTCGACGCTGCTGGGGCGCATGCCCTCGGCGGTGGGGTACCAGCCGACGCTGGCCGACGAGATGGGAGCGCTCCAGGAGCGGATCACCTCGGTGAAGGGGCGGTCGATCACCTCGCTGCAGGCGGTGTACGTGCCCGCAGACGACATCACCGACCCGGCACCGCACACGACATTCGCCCACCTGGACGCCACCACGGTGCTCTCCCGGAAGATCTCCGAGCTGGGCATCTACCCGGCGGTCGACCCGCTCGACTCGACCTCGCGGATCCTCGATCCGCTGATCGTCGGTGAGGAGCACTACACCGTGGCGCGGCAGGTGCAGCAGATCCTGCAGCGCTACAAGGACCTGCAGGACATCATCGCCATCCTCGGCATCGACGAGCTGTCGGAGGACGACCGCCTCACGGTGGGCCGTGCCCGCCGCATCGAGCGGTTCCTCTCCCAGCCCTTCTACGTGGCCGAGCAGTTCACCGGTATCCCCGGCAAGACGGTCCCGCTCGAGGAGGCGATCCGTTCCTTCAAGATGATCGTCGACGGCGAGGTGGATCAGATTCCGGAGCAGGCCTTCTACATGCAGGGCGGCATAGAAGACGTCCTGGCGCGGGCCAAGGAGATGGCCAATGCGTGA
- a CDS encoding F0F1 ATP synthase subunit epsilon gives MSKAFHLDVVSPEAIVWSGEAEMLTTRTTEGEIGILADHEPTMAALATGSSEIHAAGGGTITLAIHGGFLQVFRNEVTLLTDRAEIAEGDRDQARELARALAEVEEG, from the coding sequence GTGAGCAAGGCCTTCCACCTCGACGTGGTCTCGCCCGAGGCGATCGTGTGGTCCGGAGAAGCCGAGATGCTGACAACCCGGACCACCGAAGGCGAGATCGGCATCCTGGCCGACCACGAGCCGACCATGGCGGCGCTTGCCACCGGATCGTCCGAGATCCATGCCGCCGGCGGCGGCACCATCACCCTGGCGATCCATGGCGGGTTCCTCCAGGTGTTTCGCAACGAGGTGACGCTGCTCACCGACCGGGCCGAGATCGCCGAGGGGGATCGAGACCAGGCGCGGGAGCTGGCACGGGCCCTCGCCGAGGTGGAAGAGGGCTGA
- a CDS encoding F0F1 ATP synthase subunit gamma, translating into MASAELRRIQRRIKSVQSTMKITRAMELIAASRIVRAQSRVAAAQPYTRKMNEVIRNVAAASGGASHPLLEARPAGTVGALVVSSDRGLAGAYNTNVLRLAEGRLIDLKGAGRDLRIYVVGKKAAAYFRYRGYIVQQTFLGVTDAPGYGDARGIANVLMNDFAEGTVDSVEVFTTRYQSALTQTASTWNLLPIEPPAGGDDAAGPVGYTYEPSADAILGRLLPRYVEGAVFGILLEASASEHAARRRAMKAATENAEELTRVLSRQANQARQAEITTEISEIVGGAEALTRG; encoded by the coding sequence ATGGCCAGCGCCGAGCTTCGCCGCATCCAGAGACGGATCAAGAGCGTCCAGTCGACGATGAAGATCACGCGCGCCATGGAGCTGATCGCCGCCTCCCGGATCGTGCGGGCGCAGAGCCGGGTGGCCGCCGCTCAGCCCTACACCCGCAAGATGAACGAGGTGATCCGCAACGTGGCGGCTGCATCGGGGGGCGCCAGCCATCCGCTCCTGGAGGCCCGCCCGGCGGGGACCGTCGGCGCACTGGTGGTGAGCTCGGATCGCGGTCTGGCCGGGGCCTACAACACCAACGTGCTGCGTCTCGCCGAGGGCAGGCTGATCGACCTCAAGGGCGCCGGCCGCGACCTGCGGATCTACGTCGTCGGCAAGAAGGCTGCCGCCTACTTTCGCTATCGCGGATACATCGTGCAGCAGACCTTCCTGGGGGTCACCGACGCCCCCGGGTACGGCGACGCCCGGGGGATCGCCAACGTGCTGATGAACGACTTCGCCGAAGGCACCGTCGACTCGGTCGAGGTGTTCACCACCCGCTACCAGTCGGCGTTGACCCAGACGGCTTCCACCTGGAACCTGCTCCCCATCGAACCGCCCGCCGGCGGCGATGACGCCGCAGGGCCGGTGGGGTACACCTACGAGCCGTCGGCCGACGCCATCCTGGGGCGGCTGCTGCCGCGTTACGTCGAAGGGGCCGTGTTCGGCATCCTGCTCGAGGCATCGGCCTCCGAGCACGCCGCCCGTCGCCGCGCCATGAAGGCGGCCACCGAGAACGCCGAAGAACTGACACGGGTGCTCAGCCGGCAGGCCAACCAGGCCCGCCAGGCCGAGATCACCACCGAGATCTCCGAGATCGTCGGCGGTGCCGAGGCGCTGACCCGCGGATGA
- the atpE gene encoding ATP synthase F0 subunit C, translating into MEDISGALALIGYGLAAIGPGIGIGIVAGNAVQAMARQPEAAGMVRTTMFLGIAFTEALALIGFVLFFIA; encoded by the coding sequence ATGGAAGACATCAGCGGCGCCCTGGCGCTCATCGGCTACGGCCTGGCGGCCATCGGCCCCGGCATCGGCATCGGCATCGTTGCCGGCAACGCCGTGCAGGCGATGGCCCGTCAGCCGGAGGCTGCCGGAATGGTCCGTACGACCATGTTCCTCGGCATCGCCTTCACCGAGGCCCTGGCCCTGATCGGCTTCGTCCTCTTCTTCATCGCCTGA
- the glyA gene encoding serine hydroxymethyltransferase, translating into MVSTRPLEETDPELARIIAGDVARQRGNIQLIASENFVSRAVMEASGSVLTNKYSEGYPGRRYYEGCEHVDEAENLAISRAKALFGAEHANVQAHSGAQANMGVYYGLLQPGAKIMGMRLDQGGHLTHGSPVNFSGILYDFVSYGVDPEAEVVDMEEVAELARRERPAMIVAGYSAYSRLLDWGRFRQIADEVGALLMVDAAHVIGLIAGGAHPNPTPYADVVTATTHKALRGPRGGMILCREEHAAAIDKGVFPNAQGGPLNNHIAAKAVCFHEAAAPEYRAYAAQIVANAAAMADAVAGEGVRIVSGGTDNHLFLIDLRSVDDDLTGRDAARLLSTVGITLNFNTIPFDPRPPYRASGLRVGTPAVTTAGMKEGEVAEVGRLLARALRERADGAALDAVRTRVGELTAAFPPYPPDFPGHV; encoded by the coding sequence ATGGTTTCGACCCGACCGCTGGAGGAGACCGACCCGGAACTCGCCCGGATCATCGCCGGCGACGTCGCCCGGCAGCGGGGCAACATCCAGCTGATCGCCTCCGAGAACTTCGTCTCGCGCGCCGTCATGGAGGCCTCGGGGTCGGTACTCACCAACAAGTACTCCGAGGGCTACCCGGGCCGTCGCTACTACGAGGGCTGCGAGCACGTCGACGAGGCGGAGAACCTGGCGATCTCCCGTGCCAAGGCGCTGTTCGGCGCCGAGCACGCCAACGTGCAGGCCCACAGCGGAGCCCAGGCGAACATGGGGGTCTACTACGGCCTGCTCCAGCCGGGGGCCAAGATCATGGGGATGCGCCTAGACCAGGGCGGCCACCTCACCCACGGATCCCCGGTCAACTTCTCCGGGATCCTCTACGACTTCGTCTCCTACGGGGTCGATCCCGAAGCCGAAGTGGTCGACATGGAGGAGGTCGCCGAACTGGCGCGTCGGGAGCGCCCCGCGATGATCGTCGCCGGCTACTCCGCCTACTCCCGGCTCCTCGACTGGGGGCGTTTCCGCCAGATCGCCGACGAGGTTGGTGCTTTGCTCATGGTCGACGCCGCCCACGTCATCGGCCTCATAGCCGGCGGTGCCCATCCCAACCCGACGCCCTACGCCGACGTGGTCACCGCCACCACCCACAAGGCACTGCGGGGGCCTCGAGGCGGGATGATCCTGTGTCGGGAGGAGCACGCCGCCGCCATCGACAAGGGGGTGTTCCCCAACGCCCAGGGTGGCCCCCTCAACAACCACATCGCCGCCAAGGCGGTGTGCTTCCACGAAGCCGCAGCCCCCGAGTACCGCGCCTACGCCGCCCAGATCGTGGCCAACGCCGCCGCCATGGCCGATGCCGTCGCCGGCGAGGGCGTTCGGATCGTCTCCGGCGGTACCGACAACCATCTCTTCCTCATCGACCTGCGCTCCGTCGACGACGACCTCACGGGCCGCGACGCCGCCCGGCTGCTCTCGACCGTCGGGATCACCCTCAACTTCAACACCATCCCGTTCGACCCGCGACCGCCGTACAGGGCCTCGGGCCTGCGCGTCGGCACCCCTGCGGTGACCACCGCAGGGATGAAGGAGGGCGAGGTGGCCGAGGTGGGCCGCCTGCTGGCGCGTGCGCTGAGGGAGCGGGCCGACGGCGCTGCGCTGGACGCGGTGCGAACCCGGGTGGGGGAGCTGACCGCCGCCTTTCCTCCCTACCCGCCCGACTTTCCCGGGCACGTGTGA